The genomic stretch TCTACGACCGTTGTTTTTGATGATGGGCGAGAGTTTACGGATGTTGGGGATGCTTCTCCTGATAATGTGCCTAGGGGTTGTGCTGGACGATATGTCAGTATGGCATCTACTCGGTCAAAAGGCAGAGCTTTATCCGATGCGTTGAATATTAAAAACATGGTTGAAGATGCTGGGCAGGATAGATCGCAGGAGTATACAGGTGAAGTGATCGATGTGGAGTATAGAGAAGTTAAGCAAGAGGCTCTACCTGCTTCATCAGAAGTGCGTAATGGCGGTGGAAGTAAACCAGCAACGCAAAAGCAGATTGACTTGATTGAGATGAAAGGTAAAAAAAAGTCTATAGATCATCACAATTATGTTTATAATAAATTTGGGAAAAATCTTGATCAGTTATGCGGTAGTGAAGCTGATGCTATCATAAAAGAATTGGATAAAAAATAAACATTTATTATTTTGAAAAAAACATTTTTAGAGAAGATGTAAGAATATATATTCTTACATTTTCTCTAATTTCAAATTGTGGTATTTTGATGCAATTTTGTGCAATGAAGAATCTTGCTGATTGATCATAAATATATAAATTTACAGTAAGAAAAGTCTATTGTCAGGTGTGATTTGCCCTCTCAAAAAATGCAGAATTTATGCCTTGTGATGGACAGTACTGACATTAAAAATTGGAGCGTTTTCTGAGGGATATCATTCCACCAAATTGTCTCGAATTTTAATAGCAACGTTCGCTTTTTTGGCCGTAGGACCTGTGGCCATCTTCGACGCGTCGAAGACATTTTCTAAGTATCAAGATTATCGAGAATTTTATCTATACCTTTTTTGAGGTCGATCAATTGTTCTCGTAGGGGAGTGAATTCCTGGATTTTATCATCGGAAGTAATTTTTGCGAGATATCCATGCAAAGCCTCAATCTTTTTCTGGTGAAGATCCGCACCCTGTGATCGAGTTCTGACCTTTTCTGCCGTGGAGGCGGCTTCAATCTTGGCCTGTATTTAGCAAAAAGCTCCTGTCATAGCCGCAGAGGCCGAGTCCAGCGACGATCTGTTCGTGGAGGTTGGCGACCGTGTCACCTACTGCTCGCTCGACGCACCTAACGACCGACGCAATGTGTTAATCGTGGACAGCGCGAGCAACATCAAGATGGGACTCATCAATGAGGAGGCTCCGCTTGCCCAGGCTCTGCTTGGTTTGTCCACCGGCGATATCGGGATTTTGGAAATCCAAGGCCACAAACCCCGGCGCCTGCATGTGCTGAAAATCCAGCGCGAAAAGGAGCTGCAGGCTTGAGGGGACTGGATTCGCTTCATGGTCTGGTAGAGCTTCACGTCGACTTGATGACCATTCCGGTCGAATGTCATTGCGGATCAGGATCGAACTGACGACCTCTTGAATGCCATACCTCAATAAATAGAACGTGTTGCTGATATTCTTAGATCTTTAGCCGAAAATGAATGTCATTTTTTGGCTGTATTTGGTCGAACAGTGGCGGTCCTGCCAATAGACAGCCTAAGAGCCGCCAAAACATCTATCTAAATAACATAGTCCGCATAAATATTCTTGCTCAAGTTGAAGACATCGTCGAGATGACGCAGTTGCGACCATTATTTTTTCCGAAATAAAGCATTGCGTCTGCCTCCTTTATGATCTCATCTATGGATTTTTTTGGATCAAACGCGGAGACCCCAAGAGTCATTGTTACATTCAGTGTGATGTTATCAAAAGAAATTTCTTTGTGTTCAATTGCACTTCGTACCTTTTCAGCAAGAGAAACGCCGTCTGCTAAATTACAGGATGTGCCTAGGATAAGAAATTCTTCACCACCCCATCTAGAAACACTGTCTTCATTTCTGATATTTTTAGACATTATTTTCGATAGTTGTTTAAGGACGATGTCGCCGCACCCGTGTCCATGAGTGTCATTGATAACTTTAAAATGATCAATATCTCCAAGTATGATCACGAAGCTAGAATCATTTCTTGAACATCTTGAGTATTCCTCTGTAAGTCGTTCATACATTGACCTTCTATTCCATAAGCCTGTCAAGTAGTCGAGGTATGCTACGTCTTTAAGTTTTCCAAAAGCTTTCTCGACCTTGTCCTTCTCTAGTCGTAAAGACTTTTCTTTTTTTTCTATTGTTTCAACATAAGAACTGATCAGTCCGTTAATGTGTTTTTCAAATGCAACAAGGAAACTAAATGAAATTACAAGTATGCAAAAAATAACAAACCCAAGAATTTGAATCTGATTTTTATACGTCTTGTCCATAGATTGTTGTTCTTTAATTACCAGATTATCAACATCGTCAAGATAGACGCCAGTTGCAATAACCCAGTTATAAGGCTTGTATAATTTCGCGTATGTTAATTTGTGCGAAATATTATCTGTATTCATTTTTTTAAAGTAATAATCAAAATATAAATCACCGTTAATTTTCACTCCGTCGAGTTCAGTCTTGTATGGAAAATCTCCATTAATGTCTTGCATTTTCGTTGAAAGTTTAAGCCCTTCTGTATGCGGAAGATTTGGATGGACAAGACGAATTGCATAATCGTCCCCACCGTCATAATTGATTATTTCATTGATCCAGATATAGCCATCGTCTCCAAGTCGAACTGCTCGAATAAGATCTTTGATACGATTTTTTACATTTGTTTCAAAAGTGTCCCTAGAGACAAAGACATATATACTGAATCCTTCATTCGAAATAGCTGTAGCGATAGCAGGATACAGTTCCCTGTTATTTGCATTTAATGATACTGTTCTGGCAAATATTTCCGCAGCATTATCATCTGACGAGCCAACTACATGTGAATTTTTTGTATCGTAAACTATGAAACTTATGATATTGTTTATATTTTTCCTGGTTGAATCCTGAATACGTTCATTTTGAACATTCAACAGCGACTCATCGAGGATCGGCTCCTTCCACGCATGTGACGTAAACAAGATGTTAGAAACTTCGGCACAAATCTCGTTGTATTCTCTAGCAGTGTCTGTCTTTATAAATTCAATTTCTAAAATTGTTCTGTTTACCACATCGTACAAATGACGTTTTTTCTCTGAAATAATGCTTTGAGATAGTTGCTCAGTCTTTGACTGGTACTCTTTTTTTAAATTCAAAAAATAGGGCGCACTCATTGACGCTGCGATGAATATTATCGCAACTATACCACTGAGATAGTAATAAAAACGAATTTTTTGGCGAGCTATTAGTTTCATTTTTTGTTGCTGTTTTTCATAGGCTCAACTGTCCGTGACGGGGCATCCCAATTTGTCCAAATATCCAAACAGTCTCTTACCTAACAGTCCGAATTATTTCTTTCCGTATCGAACATTGCCCACACCTCGCACCTTTTGCAAGTACGAAATGGACGCCTGATTGTATCTCAAACGTCCGCTAAGATGTTCTGAATTTGGCTGGTTGGAACTGAATTTCTTGGAAAATCGGCAGGCGGATTCACAGGCCCCTGGGATTCCTGGACTGACTTTATGTATTGCAATACTCGTCAGCCCAGGATGCACATTATTTACTCAGAATATCCCTTCTTTTAGCATCAAACCTTCTATTCTCTTTATCTACCTTTTCGTCAAATTTTGCATATGCCTCATCAACCTTTTTCTTATACTTGTTTCGTTTTTTTTTTTTGATTTTTTTTATCTTGTATTCTTTTGCGCTTTCGCGATCGAACTCATCACGAGACTTGGTTATTTTTTTATCTAATTCTTCGTAAAGCTGTTTAATGTTGCGGTCATGCTCGTCACTAAGTTTATCTAATTCTCTATATTTTTATCAGAAATTTCTCCTGAATATTTATCTGTAATTTTATATCCTCTCGTTCTCAAATCTATTCCAGTATTTTCTTTTGAAATTCGCTTTCTTTCATTGATAGTTTTGTCGAAGACATCATTTAAAATTTGATCGACAAATTCTTTGGAATTATTACGTTGATCGGCGAACGACATAGACCAAAATAGAATTGTGATAAGTACAATCGTCCAGAATTTTATTTTCAAGCTCCTTCAGTAAAGTTCAAAATCATCGAAGGTTAACCTGTCTTTAATGCCCGTTATTCAGATCACCTGAGATATATATCACTTCTTTGAAGTCCCCCGCTGAGCTTTGTGGGGAATAATTTTATCGACAACGGAGTGATCATGCACGACCAGAATTACTGCTCATCCGAGACGACCAAGCTGGCTAAGGCCCTGATCCAGGTGCAACGTACTTTGCAGCCTGCAACCAAAGACCGTCTCAACCCTTTCACCCATTCCAACTACGCCACCCTAAACAGCGTCATGGATTCTTGCCGCGAAGCGCTGCTCACCAACGGCATCTGGCTAACCCAGTATCCAGTCCCATCGGAACCTGGCCATCTCGGGCTTGTAACCAAGCTGGTCCATGCTGAATCCGGGGAGTGGCAAGCGTCCCATGCCGTAGTCCCATTGCCGAAGAACGATCCCCAGGGCCTTGGTATCGCCATGACCTACATCCGGCGCTATTCCATTTCCGCCATGCTCGGCATTGTGACCGAGGAGGACACGGACGTGAATGTGCCCAAGGATTCCGGCAAGAATGGTGCTCGACCGAAGAGACAGGCGGTTGCAAACGCATCTCGTGAATCCTCGCTTCAAAGCCCGCCACCCATTACGCCATCTCTCCCAAAGCTCGATGGCATCACCTACCAGGAGATCACCGCCACTGATGGTCAGGTGTGCATCGTGGCCACCGGCAATACCCAGTCCAAAAAGGAACTCCTGGCCGGAGCTGGGTTCAAATGGAATCCTCAGCGGAAAATGTGGTGGAAATATGCGCAAGCGTCCTGAAAATTCTGGCACAAAACACAAGCGAAGGCTGCTCCACTCGGGCAGCTTTCGTCATTTTGGAGGCTAAGGGCATGAGTGAATACGTCCAGGTTCAAGCTGACAGAAGCCAAGGTCTCATGAAACTGCTCGCCAGGGGGCTTCTTGAATCATCGGCTCAGAGAACCGCGTCATCGCTTGGAGATCGGAGCCTATATATAGGGATGTCGGATATTGGGCGAGCTTTGGAATGCCCACGAGCAGCGGTGGGGCAAAAGCTTTTTGGAAATGACTATGAACTAGAACTGGATCAGCATGCCGTCCAGGCACAGATCGGCAAACAACTTCGTTTCCAGCGCGGACATTGGTTTGAGGCGGGTATTGCCCAGGTCTTCAGGCAGCAGCGATTGCCCGTGATCGAGCAACTGGAGATCGTGACGATTCATAATGGGGTGCCGATCAAGGCGCATCTGGATTTCGTTTTTGTCAGCCCAGTAGGAAAGCCCACGGTCCGGATTTTGGAGCTTAAAAGCTGCGAAAAATTGCCTAAAACATTGTATTCTTCTTACGAAACTCAGGTTTATGGCCAAGTATGCCTCTTGTGCGCACTTTGGGACCAACCGGCATTTGGCGTCCATGGTGAAGCAGATGGACATGGTAGTTCCGGGCTCACTTTTCCGCAGATTTGCCTGGAGAAGTTTGGAATCGAAATGCCAGCCCATCCGTCAGCGGTCGATATCGAGGCATGGGTGCTGTGCCTATCCATGTCGGATGCCAAAGCGTTCGGGCCATATCTGCCGGATGACACCATGCTAAATCTCTGCCTCAAAACAGCCGAGGGCCTTTGGCGCAACGTCGATGGGTTGAAGAAAAATGACGAAGACTTTGACAGCCTGCCCACGGCACAAGGATTTCATCCCCTGTGCTCATGGTGCGAATTCAACGCCGATTGCCCGAAATTTGATGGCCTTGATCAGCCGCAATGGGGCAACGCACTGGACCAGCTCAAAAACTTGAAAGCTAGACAGGATCAACTGGATGCCGAGATAACGGAAGTCGAGGCGGGTTTGAAGACAGCCTATGCCTTGAGTGATGTCCATGGGGCATGGATTAGCGTTGGAAGTCAGCGTTTTCGTGTTTCGACTCAAGCCGGAAGACGTACCTTGAACAAGGACCAATTGCGCTTGGAACTCTCAAAAGTCCTTGGAGAGGATGACGCGGATGCGCTCATCACTAGGTGTGAGTCTGAAGGCAAGTCCTTTGATCGGCTGAACATCAGCAAGATCAACAAATGCCCATAGGCCCAACAATTTCAATCAACATATCCCGGCTCCCCGTTACAGGGCGGCCGGGATTTTCATTTTATGGAGCACATTATGACCAATACTATTCGCGATGAGCTTGAGAAACTTCAGCCCATGGAAATGGACGCAGGTACCGTTTTTAGCGGTAGCCCTTCAGGCAGGATCATCAGGGGTTATGCCAGCCCATGCAGCTACACACCGACTCCGGATTCCGGTTACATTTTCCACGAGACAAGCCGTGACATCGCTGTCTGGCTCATGAATATATCCGATCCCCTGTATGTCTTCGGACCCACGGGTTCAGGAAAAACGAGCG from Desulfomicrobium apsheronum encodes the following:
- a CDS encoding diguanylate cyclase, yielding MKLIARQKIRFYYYLSGIVAIIFIAASMSAPYFLNLKKEYQSKTEQLSQSIISEKKRHLYDVVNRTILEIEFIKTDTAREYNEICAEVSNILFTSHAWKEPILDESLLNVQNERIQDSTRKNINNIISFIVYDTKNSHVVGSSDDNAAEIFARTVSLNANNRELYPAIATAISNEGFSIYVFVSRDTFETNVKNRIKDLIRAVRLGDDGYIWINEIINYDGGDDYAIRLVHPNLPHTEGLKLSTKMQDINGDFPYKTELDGVKINGDLYFDYYFKKMNTDNISHKLTYAKLYKPYNWVIATGVYLDDVDNLVIKEQQSMDKTYKNQIQILGFVIFCILVISFSFLVAFEKHINGLISSYVETIEKKEKSLRLEKDKVEKAFGKLKDVAYLDYLTGLWNRRSMYERLTEEYSRCSRNDSSFVIILGDIDHFKVINDTHGHGCGDIVLKQLSKIMSKNIRNEDSVSRWGGEEFLILGTSCNLADGVSLAEKVRSAIEHKEISFDNITLNVTMTLGVSAFDPKKSIDEIIKEADAMLYFGKNNGRNCVISTMSST
- a CDS encoding ERF family protein, which translates into the protein MHDQNYCSSETTKLAKALIQVQRTLQPATKDRLNPFTHSNYATLNSVMDSCREALLTNGIWLTQYPVPSEPGHLGLVTKLVHAESGEWQASHAVVPLPKNDPQGLGIAMTYIRRYSISAMLGIVTEEDTDVNVPKDSGKNGARPKRQAVANASRESSLQSPPPITPSLPKLDGITYQEITATDGQVCIVATGNTQSKKELLAGAGFKWNPQRKMWWKYAQAS
- a CDS encoding GreA/GreB family elongation factor, which codes for MEVGDRVTYCSLDAPNDRRNVLIVDSASNIKMGLINEEAPLAQALLGLSTGDIGILEIQGHKPRRLHVLKIQREKELQA